From Aspergillus luchuensis IFO 4308 DNA, chromosome 2, nearly complete sequence:
CACTCTGAAGTTTTTTCATTGAAGCGAGAACAGTGGAAAGGTAGGGCGTAGTATTTAGTGATTTACTAGTTGAGTCTTGACCACGCTGAGCTACAACCCAGTGTTACAGTTTTAAAGGTGAGCGTGGTCTAGGGGTTCAAAGCTCGGCGTGGTCTAAAGACACCCTTAGACCACGCCGAGTTAATTCCAGACCATGCCGAGCTGCAACCTGATTTGCAACTCAACTATAATTTTGACCATGATGAGATTAAGAATTTAAGAATAGATAAACACTCCCCTAGAATAAATCCTAATAAACACACAAACTGCCCTATTAACCAATATACACCTCAAACTCCCCAGTGAATCTCAGAATGGTGGGATTGGGTTATTGAGTCTAGACCATGCTGAGGTATTCTCAAGTAGCACTGAGCCATTAATGAGTAAGACTTAGCCACTGGGTCCATGAATACTGTTGAAAAAAACACACAGATGCAGTGGAGTCTCTCAGAAAGCATGCCTCAAGTATTTTCCCTGGCGGTTGGGTATATGTAATGGTGTCCTCCATCAGAGAATTTCGGAGCTCAGGAAAGGTATTATGCTGCCTCTCATGATAGTCTTCGGTTGATGACTGAAGAACAGGTGTTTTCGAAAAGATAGACAGTCTGGTTTCATACCATGCGACCGTGTAAGATACCTCGGTCCAAGCTTCCTATGAAGATGAACTGGACGACTGAGAGTTATGACTGCCGCCTTATAGCTTCGCGGGCCCAAATAAGCTCTGGCCCAGGATGTGGTCCCGAACGATACAAAGAGGTATTCACCAAAAACgcaccccatccatccaaccaccaATTCTCAGCCATCAGCTCAAGTGCAACGCCATAATGAGCAAGTACCACCAGTGCCGTGGGATGATTTGCCTGCAACAAATCCAGGTACTTCACACTTATCACGGCAGGCCATCTCATCATAATGGAAGTAGCCGGGTTTGCTACACCGATGGCCTGTTGCAGCAGATCAAGAAATTTCTGAACGGATTCTTCAATCACTAGGCTCTGGCTATCGTAGCATCCCGGACGAGAAGGTCGTTTCAGATTGTCATATATGTCCGATACGCGATCATATAGTTCCCGCGCATGCGCGGTGTTCGATTCTTCACGCGACTGCTCGCCGAGTTTTAGTAAATCTCTCATGCCGCCTGCTTCAATCCATGGGCGAGCCTGTCCCACTATTGAAGCCACTCCCCGGATTAACATGAAGACCTCAAGAACAGCCGACGGATGCTGAGCTCCTGGGTCGACCTTTGGTCCGTGCGCAGCAAACGAGAACATGACGACGAAACATGCAAACGCGAACAAAGCATGGCAGTTTCCCGAAGTCACGTTGTTTAGAAGAGGCTTACACAAAGATAGCGAAATGTTGTTGTGTGTCATGGCGGCCTCGGTGTACTTGTGTCTTCTCTCGACGGGGCCATGGTGACTTAGGTGAAGTGCAGATAGAGCCAATAGACTGTGCATTAGAAACGGATGCGATAGAGCCTCCTGTGGGACGAATTCCCGCAGAACCTTCTCTGTGGATTTGTCGTGCACCAGTGTCCGCACGGTCGCCACGTGCCAGTGGTTCAAGAGCTCCAAGTCTAGCAGTGGGAGTTGAAAGCTTTCGTTTCTCGGAATGAGATCAACACGGGTACTAGAGGCAGCAAAGCCGTGATGCAATGTTTGGGGGGTGAACTCGCCCTCGAAGGAGCATCTGATGTGCTTCTTATGGCACGAGCTGCAAATCGGTCGAAACTCGTCGCATTTTATCCGACGATGTTTGCACTGGGCACAGCCGTGATGGGATTTGGTGTGAGACCGTCGAGATGGCATGCCATTTACCTAATCTCCCTAGACCATGCAGATAGCAACCGTCGCTCTGTGCCGATATGGTGCGCTGCTGGAAGCGAAGTCTGGGGAAAAACCAGCGTCTCGGCGTTTGGGCCTAAGGCATCATTATTTCCCGTAAACTATCCTTTTTGCGTAATGGTTTTCGAAGCGGCCTCGGAACCATTTCTTCGCAGCTAATCAGCAACTGCCTTTAGTTCCACCCATCTATTCTTGTTCCCTGGCTGTGAGATGAACGGTCTGCATAACCACGGAAGCGCAGCAACAATCATCGATATGCCCAAGTCGCTGGCTAATAAGGATTCGATCTCAACCGAACTTCAATGACTAAGCGTATAGCCTGCAGAGATTATGCTCAGATCGGGGACGCGTCCAGTGGGACTTGAGGGCCTTTGCTATCTCTTGGATAACGTTTCTCTTTCTGAAAAGGGCATAGTTTTCGAATGGATGATTATGCCCACATCATACCGAAATGCTGCCTTTTAAAGCTGGCCTGCCCGTGCCCCAGACTTCTCCGCGCTGGATTGCATATTTTTGTGAAAAGGAAACGTTTGAAGTAGTCCAGGGAGAGGGGACTCAAGTTGATCCAAATGGGGCTTGCAATTCGTTCCGGCTTtgaatactactattattaccCGTCTCTAGCAGCAGCGGTGATATTCATCATCTGTTTCGTGCTAACCACGCTCTTGCACACATTCCAGCTCATCCGGACGAAAACATGGTTCTTCATACCGTTTCTCATTGGGGGATACTGTAAGCAAGATGAACTGCACACAAGGATACTGAGCATTTCTAACGTGGTTCACTGCAGTTGAGTTTGTAGGCTACTGCGCCCGTGCCGTCTCTTGCAACCAATCCCCCAATTGGACCCTGGGCCCTTTCCTGATCAACTCACTGCTACCTCTGGTTGCGCCTGCTCTCTTTGCAGCTAGCATATATATGGAATTGGGGAGGTTGATCGTTGTTCTCCATGCTCAGAATCACAGCCTTATTCGAGTGAAATGGTTGACCAAGATCTTCGTCACCGGTGACGTTCtatcatttcttcttcaagctgGAGGTAGGGACAACTCCGCAGTTGCCGAGCAAATGCTACGAACACTTGCTAAATTCTCAAACTTCTACCCGCAGGAGCTGGCCTCATGGGTACTCACTCTCAAAGCGGTGCTCAAAACGGGTCGCATATCATTGTTGTCGGACTCGTCGTCCAGATTGTTTTCTTCGGTTttttcatcatcaccaccgcaaTTTTCCACCGTCGCATGCTACAAAATCCGACACCGTACTCCCTTGAGATAAACTGGAAGAAGCTTATCTGGGTGTTGTACTCAGCTAGTGTGCTCATCCTTGTGCGGTCGATTTACCGTCTCGTCGAGTATATCGAAGGGTTTGGAGGATATTTGCTTTCTCATGAGGCGTACCTTTACGTATTT
This genomic window contains:
- a CDS encoding Zn(II)2Cys6 transcription factor domain-containing protein (COG:S;~EggNog:ENOG410Q19Y;~InterPro:IPR036864,IPR021858,IPR001138;~PFAM:PF00172;~TransMembrane:2 (i168-187o199-221i);~go_function: GO:0000981 - DNA-binding transcription factor activity, RNA polymerase II-specific [Evidence IEA];~go_function: GO:0008270 - zinc ion binding [Evidence IEA];~go_process: GO:0006355 - regulation of transcription, DNA-templated [Evidence IEA]); this translates as MPSRRSHTKSHHGCAQCKHRRIKCDEFRPICSSCHKKHIRCSFEGEFTPQTLHHGFAASSTRVDLIPRNESFQLPLLDLELLNHWHVATVRTLVHDKSTEKVLREFVPQEALSHPFLMHSLLALSALHLSHHGPVERRHKYTEAAMTHNNISLSLCKPLLNNVTSGNCHALFAFACFVVMFSFAAHGPKVDPGAQHPSAVLEVFMLIRGVASIVGQARPWIEAGGMRDLLKLGEQSREESNTAHARELYDRVSDIYDNLKRPSRPGCYDSQSLVIEESVQKFLDLLQQAIGVANPATSIMMRWPAVISVKYLDLLQANHPTALVVLAHYGVALELMAENWWLDGWGAFLVNTSLYRSGPHPGPELIWAREAIRRQS
- a CDS encoding RTA1 domain-containing protein (COG:S;~EggNog:ENOG410PN5J;~InterPro:IPR007568;~PFAM:PF04479;~TransMembrane:7 (o12-34i46-67o79-99i120-137o157-179i199-219o234-254i);~go_component: GO:0016021 - integral component of membrane [Evidence IEA]), with amino-acid sequence MGLAIRSGFEYYYYYPSLAAAVIFIICFVLTTLLHTFQLIRTKTWFFIPFLIGGYFEFVGYCARAVSCNQSPNWTLGPFLINSLLPLVAPALFAASIYMELGRLIVVLHAQNHSLIRVKWLTKIFVTGDVLSFLLQAGGAGLMGTHSQSGAQNGSHIIVVGLVVQIVFFGFFIITTAIFHRRMLQNPTPYSLEINWKKLIWVLYSASVLILVRSIYRLVEYIEGFGGYLLSHEAYLYVFDALLMFAVMLIFHVVHPSELNAWLKSGGLVSKGFRFEKLNGNAIPIS